A segment of the Spiroplasma helicoides genome:
TTAACTTTTGCTTTATCGGGAATTTTTGGTTTAATAAATTTATCAATAATAAACTATACTGGTAGTAGAAATAAAAACTTATTTATATGATTGGAATTAATTTTTATAATTATTATTTATATTATTTTTTTTATTGTTATATCATTTGATTCAGCCAAATCTTTTATTAATATAAATAATTATTATTCATTTGTTATATTTATATATTCTTTTTTAACTTTCTTATATAATGGTTTTTACAAATATGTGAATATAATTTATAGTTTATTAGTTCTTATTCCTACTTTAACATATTTATTTTTAAGAGCAAAGATAATTAGTTATTAAAAAAATGCATTTTGTTGATGCATTTTTATTTTTAATCTCATTTGAAATATTTTATAGCTAAAAAAGCAAATAATGCTGTATAAATAATCGATGTAACATAAACTCACCATATCTGAGTTGTATCTAAACCATTTGCAATATACTCCATAAGTAAAACAGCGTTTCCTGTTGGTAAAATATATTGAAAGTATTTAAATCAAACATCATTAGTATCAATAGCTAAACCTGGAACTGTTGCACCTGAGAAAAATAAGCTTATCATTAAAATAAAAAATGACATTGAAGTAATAAAGTTAATTGATTTACCAAAGTTAGCCATTGTAACAGACATCATAAAATGAACTATAAAAATAGGAATTGGTAAAAACAACAAAGTTGAAATCATAGTTGCTGAAGTACTTAAATTAAATGCTGCAATTGCTGTGATTAAACAAATCATAAATTCAACAAAATACATTGTGTAATATGTAGCCACTAAAGAAAATATATATTTTAATTTAGTAATATTTGCTAATGCTATTATTTTTATTCTTTTGTCAATTCTGTTGGCGCACATTGTTATTGGTATTGATGATATTGAAAAGGACAATATAGCCATAATTGATAATGGGGGGAATAAATAATTCATTAGTAATGACCCTTGAACATCTTCTTTTCCTCAAACCATACCATAAATTATTGTTCATGAAATTGGAAATCCAAAACCAAAAACGATGCCAAAAGGGTTTTTAGCATATTTTATAAACTCTTGTTTAATTATCTGTAGCATAAACAACCTCTTTTTCTAAAATATCTAAATTTTTTTTAAAGTCATCAGTTAAATTTAGATCATTTACTATTGAACCATTATCTAAAAGAATAACACGGTTACAAATTTTAGCGATTTCGTTGACATCGTGAGAAACCAATAAAACTGTTGTTGGGTTATTTTTAACATAGTCAATAATAATTTTGTGAATCTTTTCTCTTCACACATAATCTAGAGAAGTTGTTAACTCATCTAATAATAATAAATTAGGTCTATTTATAAATGCTACTAATAGTTTAAATTTTTGTTTTTGCCCACCTGATAGTCTATTAAATCTTTTACGTTTCAAATTTTCTAGATCAAACCTTTTAAAAAGTTCATCAGTATCCTCTTTTGATTTAAAAAGACCTTTATAAAATTTAACTATTGATTTTAAACTCAAATCAGGTTCAAACTGACATTCTTGAAAAACAGCATTTTTAGATATATTTTCAATTTCTAGTTTTATTTCACCGCTACTTTGTTTTTTAGAACCCATAATAATTTCTGATAAAGTTGTTTTACCAGAACCGTTTTGGCCCATTATTCCTAAGCACTGATTTGATTCAATCTTTAAATTACTAATATTTAAAACTTCATTTTTGCTATATGATTTTTTTAAATTAATAATTTCTATCATTTCGTTTACTCCTTTTTATAAAAGTATACTATAAGTTTTATTCTATTTTTAACTATAAATGGTTTCTTTTTCTAAGATAGACATGTTTTTTTCATAATCATTGGTTAATAAAAAGTCTTTTTTAATTTGACCCTTGTTTAGCATAACTACTCTATTGCACATTTGAGCAATAGCTGGAATATCATGAGATATAAAAATAACTGTGGCCTTATTTTCTTTTATATATTCTATTATGTAATTAAGTATTTTATCTCTTCATTTATCATCCATATTTGTTGTTAGTTCATCAAGTAGTTGTAAACTTGGTTTGTTTGAGAGGCTATTAATAACTTGAATTTTTGCTTTTCTCCTTCAGATAATTTATTGTACTTATGTGTTTTAAAATCATTTAAATCTAAATTTTCAAATATGGGTTTAAGATCTTCTTTTGAGTTGAAAATATCTCTATAAAAATTAGCTATTTTCAGTAATTTATAATTATAGGGTATTAGAAAATTTTGAAAAACTGCATTTCTAATTATTGAATTATCCTCAAAAATAACCTCACCCGAATTTTGCCTTAAAACACCAATTAATATCTCACCTAGTGTTGTTTTACCTGAACCATTATGACCAATAATCCCTAAGCATTGATTTTCTTCTAATTTAAAATATTCAATATCTAAAATAGCTCTTTTTTTATAGGATTTAACTACATTTTTGAGTTCTACCATCATTAAAAACTCCATTCAATTAATATGATTATAATAAAATAAGGCGTTTTTTATTAAAAGTTTTTCAAAGGTCTAAAATTTTTTTAATTTATAATTAAAATTTAGAAATTATTGTTAATTTTGACTATTATATTAAAATTTTATAAATAACAAGTTTAAGGGATTTGTTATTTAAAAAGGGAGATTGTTAATATGAAAAAACTACTATATACATTAGCAAGCTTAGCATTTGTAAGTTCGCCAATTGTTAGTGTTGTTGCATGTAATAAAAATGCAGCGCCAAGTGATGAAGGAAACAAAGATAACAACGATAAACCGGGAACAAATACACCCGGAACTAATGAACCTGGTACAGATTTACCAGACTTAAGCTCACCTGCAGCCGATTTAGCAGACTATAACTGAAATACAAAGCTTTCATCTGAACAAAACGAAATGAAAGCAGGAGCAGAAGTAATTTCAAGACTAATTCTTGCAAGTAGACATGAAAATCTTAACTATAATGCAAATGAAATACTATCAAATTATTTAGCACCATATCCAACAACTTTAGGATTACCAACTGGATATACATACAAAAATAGACAAGTTAATATGGGTGCTGCTATTGATAGATATAAAAGTTTATTAGCTCCAGAATTAATAAAAAATATGAATGGTGAAGGTTATGCAGGTATATATTCTAGCTATATTATGGGTATGTACAATGATGACTTTTATAAAAACCTTATTAAAAATGGATATTTTGCAGATTCATTTAATGACAAGGGTGGGTTGGAAATAATAAAAGTGATAAAAATAACGCCACTGGAATTCTTGCAGGACTTAATAAAGACTTAAAATTATCTGAAGATCAAGCTAGAAGAAATCTTGCTTGAGGTGTTCAAGACACTGGAGCACTATCTAACTACTTATTAAGTAATGGATTTGACGGTGGTTATCCTGGAGGAACTGCAGGAACTTCAAATCCACAATCTGGAGCTAGAGTAGATAATGGTGGAACTAATGGTGCAGGTTACTTGTACTATAATTCAATTCTTTCTAAAGGATCTTCAAACGCTGGAACAAAAACTGATATTTCCAGCAAAATGAAAAATGTTAAATATGAGCCTGGAAAAAATGGTGGAGCACCAAAAGTTGACTCTAAAGAATTTAATAAAGTAGGTAGCCAATTGATGATGGCAACAAATAGCTTATCAAAAAAATCTTATATAGATTGATTTGCATCTGTAAAAGATAGTGTTGCAGAAAGTGATTTTGGGGCAGAAGAAACATTTAGATTAGCAAACTGATTAATGCCAATGCTTACAAAATCTGGAAATACAACAGAATTAAGAGTGCAAGGAGCAGCTTCAATGCTTATATACAACGCTCAAAGTGCTATAAATCAAATTCAAGATGAAAACAAAAGTGCTGATATTCAAGAGTTTTTAAAAACTAATGGATTTAGTGAAGAAATTTTATCTAAAAAAATTAATAAAGTTGATGCATTAGGTGTGCCTTCACTGGCTTTCCCAGGTGCAAAAGATGTTACAATAAAAAATATTTATAAAGCTGGGGATAATATTGCAGATCCACTTGAAAATTTAAAACAAGTTTCTATCTTTTTAAAAGAATTGAGTAAATTTCATAAAAATTTAAAAACAGAAGATTTGAAGAAAAAATTTGTAGATTTACTATTTTATTGTGATCCAAGCCAATTGGGTTTAATGGGAAATCAAAAGACACCTTTTGCTAAAAGTTATAGTTTATTAATTAGAGCTAATGCAATGATATTAGACCTAGGGGGTTTAGGTGCTGATGGGTGATCAAATATAATCAAAGCAGATGGTTCTGGTGGAGCTGACTTTGCTGATTGACTTGCTAATTCTTATGATTTATTAGGATCAACAGATATGAAAACAATGATTGATTCACTATTAGAAAATTATGATAACACATCAATTAATGATTTAACTGTTTCTAAAAAAGCAGAGCTTATTGATAAAGTTGGATATGATTATTCAAAACACAAATTTAAAGACAATTCACTACTAAAAAGATTATATGATTTATTTGCAAATCAAGATGCGGCTGGAACTAAAAAATTCCAAGAATTTATGGATACATTCAAAGCATTTACAGATAAAGATATGGCACCTCTACATGAAAATGCTTTACAATACATCAATAATAAAGAATATTGAAAAGAATCAGATGTAAAAGTTAATGCAAAAACTGCTAGTGAAGTTGGTGGAACTATGGAATTCACTTTAGAATACTCAGGAATTGGTGATACTGAATCAACAGCAAGTAAACAAACTACAAAAGTTGATGTGCCTGAAAACTTTAATCCATATCAAACAATAGTTGCGAACCAAAAAGATGCTGCAGAAAGTGATGCTTTAAAAGATAAAATCGATACATCAAGAAAATCTGGAGTTATTTTAGGAAAAGAACAATTGAGCATGGATGATGAAGCTCTTAAAAAATATGATGGTTATGGAAATACATTTGGAAATGTTAAACATAAATATAAAGTTGTGTGAAAAAATATAAGTGATGATAAAGATAAACCATATTGAGTAATAGCTGATGTACAGTCATTTAATGATAGTGGAACACAATTCTACAATATTTATTAAAAAAAACTACTTAATTAGTATTTTGGATATATATTTAAAATACTGAAAAAAATTTTTATAGATAAATGTTAAAATATAAGTGTTTATTATATATTTTTATAATAAACCATATGAATGAGGAAGGAGAATAAGTTATGAATTCAAACAACAACAACAACAATAATAACAATAATGATAATAATTCATGTAATTGTAACAACAACAATAACAACAACAACAACAACTAATTAGTTTTAATTGGTTATAATAAAAACACCTTGATGCAAAATGTGTGATGTACATTTGCAAAGGTGTTTTTTTATCCCTTATTATTTGAACCAAAAGCTTGAATTTTTTTCTTTGCCACAAGCTTTACGTATTCAACTCCTTTTCTTCCATATTTTCTTGCATCATAACCATTGGTATTTTTTTCAAATCAATCCTTGATACCTTGTGCACAAGCTATTTTTAAATCTGTTCCGATGTTTATTTTTGTTATTCCAAGACTAATAGCTTTTTGTAAATCTTCTAGAGGGACTTGACTTGACCCATGAAGTACAAGAGGGGTTTTGATTTTTTCATTTAAT
Coding sequences within it:
- a CDS encoding ABC transporter permease — its product is MLQIIKQEFIKYAKNPFGIVFGFGFPISWTIIYGMVWGKEDVQGSLLMNYLFPPLSIMAILSFSISSIPITMCANRIDKRIKIIALANITKLKYIFSLVATYYTMYFVEFMICLITAIAAFNLSTSATMISTLLFLPIPIFIVHFMMSVTMANFGKSINFITSMSFFILMISLFFSGATVPGLAIDTNDVWFKYFQYILPTGNAVLLMEYIANGLDTTQIWWVYVTSIIYTALFAFLAIKYFKWD
- a CDS encoding ATP-binding cassette domain-containing protein — its product is MIEIINLKKSYSKNEVLNISNLKIESNQCLGIMGQNGSGKTTLSEIIMGSKKQSSGEIKLEIENISKNAVFQECQFEPDLSLKSIVKFYKGLFKSKEDTDELFKRFDLENLKRKRFNRLSGGQKQKFKLLVAFINRPNLLLLDELTTSLDYVWREKIHKIIIDYVKNNPTTVLLVSHDVNEIAKICNRVILLDNGSIVNDLNLTDDFKKNLDILEKEVVYATDN
- a CDS encoding ABC transporter ATP-binding protein; translated protein: MDDKWRDKILNYIIEYIKENKATVIFISHDIPAIAQMCNRVVMLNKGQIKKDFLLTNDYEKNMSILEKETIYS
- a CDS encoding ATP-binding cassette domain-containing protein, which gives rise to MVELKNVVKSYKKRAILDIEYFKLEENQCLGIIGHNGSGKTTLGEILIGVLRQNSGEVIFEDNSIIRNAVFQNFLIPYNYKLLKIANFYRDIFNSKEDLKPIFENLDLNDFKTHKYNKLSEGEKQKFKLLIASQTNQVYNYLMN
- a CDS encoding Vmc-like lipoprotein signal peptide domain-containing protein yields the protein MKKLLYTLASLAFVSSPIVSVVACNKNAAPSDEGNKDNNDKPGTNTPGTNEPGTDLPDLSSPAADLADYNWNTKLSSEQNEMKAGAEVISRLILASRHENLNYNANEILSNYLAPYPTTLGLPTGYTYKNRQVNMGAAIDRYKSLLAPELIKNMNGEGYAGIYSSYIMGMYNDDFYKNLIKNGYFADSFNDKGGLEIIKVIKITPLEFLQDLIKT